A window of the Salinirubellus salinus genome harbors these coding sequences:
- a CDS encoding Cdc6/Cdc18 family protein has translation MDELQSESVETVFENKDLVRPDTIIDEDRIVGRDDQLKTVITNLKPALQGQGIPDMLLTGPSGTGKSLIIHAVCKKIVELSEAQGMRFGVFSINCEGPGTTSRAVYRLIQEATMNIEEEPGVPESGVSTDQKLERLWEIMREHYDGVIFVLDEIDMLDGPYSEPEYNSLLYQLSRARDLGRFDGPVSVTAITNYVDFMSDLNSRANSSFNPDEVFFEDYDATQLRHILRNREDAFKQEALARDVVPLVAAFGSQTHGDARKAIDLLRWSGELADKQGDERVLETHVRTAQERYDSDRKLRHIGGLSTQKKLCIFAVAATDYYSNVSVDWIPAGPSYSLYQYVCDVLDTDSYGRETFVNHVTEQATYGILEFDRRGRGRGKGIHMHFDLAEDPESIMERILEDDRFSELEREEEMMRSVAKSQMNSFLN, from the coding sequence ATGGATGAACTCCAATCCGAATCTGTCGAAACCGTCTTCGAGAACAAGGATTTGGTTCGCCCCGACACCATCATCGACGAAGATCGAATCGTTGGTCGTGATGACCAGCTGAAGACCGTCATCACGAATCTAAAGCCCGCACTCCAGGGTCAGGGGATTCCGGATATGTTGTTGACCGGACCGTCTGGAACCGGGAAGTCGCTGATTATCCACGCGGTCTGTAAGAAAATCGTTGAGCTGAGCGAGGCTCAGGGAATGCGGTTCGGTGTGTTTTCGATAAACTGCGAGGGACCCGGCACCACCAGTCGCGCTGTCTATCGTCTGATCCAGGAAGCGACGATGAATATCGAGGAGGAACCTGGTGTTCCCGAAAGTGGTGTCTCGACAGACCAGAAACTCGAGCGCCTCTGGGAAATCATGCGCGAGCACTACGATGGCGTCATCTTCGTTCTCGACGAAATCGACATGCTTGATGGTCCATACTCTGAACCAGAGTACAATTCGCTTCTCTACCAGTTGTCGCGAGCTCGCGATCTCGGTCGCTTTGACGGTCCCGTCTCTGTGACTGCGATTACCAACTACGTTGATTTCATGTCTGATCTCAACAGCCGCGCAAATAGCTCGTTCAATCCTGACGAGGTTTTCTTCGAGGATTACGACGCGACCCAGCTACGACATATCCTCCGAAACCGCGAAGACGCATTCAAACAAGAAGCTCTCGCGAGAGACGTCGTTCCGCTCGTGGCTGCGTTCGGCTCGCAAACCCATGGTGATGCACGGAAGGCTATCGACCTGCTTCGGTGGTCCGGCGAATTAGCCGATAAACAGGGGGATGAACGGGTATTGGAAACCCACGTCCGGACTGCTCAGGAACGATACGACTCCGATCGCAAATTGCGACACATCGGCGGGCTGTCGACTCAAAAGAAGCTCTGTATTTTCGCCGTGGCCGCAACGGACTATTATTCAAATGTGAGTGTCGACTGGATCCCCGCTGGCCCTTCCTACAGTCTCTATCAGTACGTCTGTGATGTCCTCGATACGGACTCCTATGGCCGGGAAACCTTCGTCAACCACGTCACTGAGCAGGCAACCTACGGCATCCTCGAGTTTGACCGACGTGGTCGTGGGAGGGGCAAAGGTATCCACATGCACTTTGATCTCGCCGAGGACCCTGAGTCAATCATGGAACGAATACTGGAGGATGACCGCTTCTCAGAGTTAGAGCGCGAAGAGGAGATGATGCGATCGGTCGCCAAGTCGCAGATGAACTCGTTCCTGAACTGA
- a CDS encoding type B DNA-directed DNA polymerase, with protein MPFSIDFFDDGRVLEWEATPDGAVATEREDYTPRFYVAPRNPDADIDLTTLQSVYDPHPDVVATETVARRPSFRRDEETVLAVDVTHIDRITSLARQARQLSEYPVGDLACFNVDFSQEFRYCLEEDIDPTPASELSTLRLSVPLTESSNDSYGELSVAGDTVTGSQSDILSAVVTALEVHNPDVLVCSTSEIVPTLYEMATDAGVDDFSLSRWPGVDYQQLARRSTYSSYGRVGHSPARYNVPGRAIIDESNTFFYGETNLDGVLDLVSRSKKPVQELAWASIGNVLTAIQICEAHDRGVLVPWNSWRHEFYKSMGTLHDADRGGFIFAPEVGLHENVHELDFSSLYPNIICTRNVSPDVIRCDCHDRDDVPGLGYSICDERGYLVDVLQPIIDARDEIKAKIRREGNRDDPNEDRLAELEGRSGALKWILVACFGYQGFSNAKFGRIECHEAINAFAREILLTAKQRLEAGGWRVVHGIVDSIWVTPNPDVADDGREDLETLATEISDAVEIRLEHEAHYDWVAFVPQRESDSGALTKYFGKEADSEEFKIRGIEARQRSTSPFIEDIQRACLDRLDTTRSPDAVLGRLERAITELRSGTVAVDRLVERNRVSKPLEGYTQNTLNVAALKRARDQDLAVHPGQDIEYVVVDNEKSSRDRVALAHEDINAYDASYYEVQLVRAVESILSPLGWDRTDIRRELDGSRVVGITNWS; from the coding sequence ATGCCGTTCAGTATCGATTTCTTCGACGATGGGCGCGTCCTCGAGTGGGAGGCAACCCCCGACGGAGCTGTCGCGACCGAACGCGAGGACTACACGCCACGCTTCTACGTCGCCCCTCGTAATCCTGACGCCGACATCGATCTCACGACACTCCAGTCGGTGTACGACCCGCATCCGGACGTCGTCGCGACCGAGACGGTTGCACGACGGCCCAGCTTTCGACGGGACGAAGAGACAGTCCTCGCGGTCGACGTTACGCACATCGACCGCATCACCTCGCTCGCCCGGCAAGCGCGCCAGTTGTCGGAGTATCCAGTCGGTGATCTCGCCTGTTTCAACGTCGACTTCTCACAGGAATTTCGGTATTGCCTGGAGGAAGACATCGATCCGACGCCGGCGAGTGAGTTGTCGACACTCCGACTCAGCGTCCCGCTGACCGAATCGAGCAACGACAGCTATGGAGAGCTGTCCGTCGCCGGCGACACCGTCACTGGTTCGCAGTCAGACATTCTGTCGGCCGTAGTGACTGCACTTGAAGTACACAACCCGGACGTCTTGGTCTGCTCGACAAGTGAAATTGTTCCGACGCTCTACGAGATGGCGACGGACGCCGGCGTCGACGACTTCTCGTTGAGTCGGTGGCCGGGCGTTGATTATCAGCAGCTCGCGAGGCGGTCGACGTACTCGAGCTACGGCCGGGTTGGGCACTCTCCGGCGCGGTACAACGTGCCCGGCCGTGCGATTATCGACGAGTCGAACACGTTCTTCTACGGGGAGACAAACCTCGACGGCGTCCTCGACCTCGTGTCGCGCTCGAAGAAGCCCGTCCAGGAACTCGCGTGGGCGTCAATCGGGAACGTCCTCACAGCGATCCAGATATGTGAGGCACACGACCGCGGCGTCCTTGTGCCGTGGAACTCCTGGCGCCACGAGTTCTATAAATCGATGGGAACGCTCCACGATGCCGACCGTGGCGGCTTCATCTTCGCGCCCGAGGTCGGTCTCCACGAGAACGTTCACGAACTCGATTTCTCGAGCCTCTATCCGAATATCATCTGTACGCGGAACGTCTCACCGGATGTCATCCGGTGTGACTGTCACGACCGCGACGACGTCCCCGGCCTTGGATACTCGATCTGCGACGAGCGCGGTTATCTCGTCGACGTCCTCCAGCCGATTATCGATGCCCGTGACGAGATTAAAGCAAAAATCCGTCGAGAGGGAAATCGAGACGACCCCAACGAAGACCGACTGGCGGAACTCGAAGGACGGTCGGGAGCGCTGAAGTGGATCCTCGTCGCCTGCTTCGGCTATCAAGGGTTCAGCAACGCGAAGTTCGGCCGTATCGAGTGCCACGAGGCGATCAACGCGTTTGCTCGCGAGATTCTGCTGACGGCGAAACAGCGTCTGGAGGCCGGTGGCTGGCGCGTTGTCCACGGTATCGTCGACTCCATCTGGGTGACGCCAAATCCCGACGTCGCCGATGATGGCCGCGAGGATCTCGAGACGCTCGCGACGGAGATTTCTGATGCAGTCGAGATTCGGCTCGAACACGAGGCACACTACGACTGGGTCGCGTTCGTCCCGCAGCGTGAGAGCGACTCCGGCGCGTTGACGAAGTATTTCGGCAAAGAAGCGGACAGTGAGGAGTTCAAGATCAGAGGCATCGAAGCCCGACAACGCTCGACCTCGCCGTTCATCGAGGATATCCAGCGGGCTTGTCTCGACCGTCTCGATACCACACGGTCACCGGACGCGGTACTCGGGCGTCTCGAACGAGCAATCACCGAGTTGCGGTCGGGGACCGTCGCAGTGGATCGGCTCGTCGAGCGAAATCGAGTCTCTAAGCCGCTAGAGGGGTACACACAGAACACCCTGAACGTGGCAGCGCTGAAACGAGCTCGCGATCAGGACCTTGCAGTCCACCCGGGCCAGGATATCGAGTACGTGGTCGTCGACAACGAGAAATCCTCGCGAGACCGGGTGGCCCTCGCCCACGAAGATATCAACGCCTACGACGCCTCCTACTACGAGGTTCAGCTCGTCAGAGCGGTCGAGAGTATACTGTCTCCGCTCGGTTGGGATCGGACCGACATTCGACGAGAACTCGATGGATCTCGTGTGGTTGGCATCACGAACTGGAGCTGA
- a CDS encoding SOS response-associated peptidase, giving the protein MCGRNSLFIDQADLEARFNAEVVTDGGYRPRYNIAPGEDLYIITNEASDEIDAYHWGLIPFWADEPEEGIINARSETADEKSAFKGAWESRPCLVLSSGFYEWKSPNGGSKQPYRIHREDDPVFAMAGLWDVWEGDDETISCVTILTTEPNDLMNSIHDRMPVVLPQDAESDWLTADPATRKELCQPYPKDDLGAYEISTRVNNPGNDDPQVIEPLEHEQSGLGEFGSG; this is encoded by the coding sequence ATGTGTGGCCGGAACTCGCTCTTCATCGACCAGGCCGACCTTGAGGCCCGCTTCAACGCGGAGGTTGTCACGGATGGGGGCTATAGACCCCGATACAACATCGCACCTGGCGAGGACCTCTACATCATCACGAACGAAGCTTCCGACGAGATCGACGCCTACCACTGGGGATTGATCCCGTTCTGGGCGGACGAGCCCGAGGAGGGCATCATTAACGCTCGCTCCGAGACTGCCGACGAGAAGAGCGCGTTCAAGGGGGCGTGGGAATCCCGCCCCTGTCTGGTTCTCTCGTCAGGGTTCTACGAGTGGAAATCGCCGAACGGCGGGTCGAAACAGCCCTACCGGATTCACCGAGAAGACGACCCTGTCTTCGCGATGGCTGGCCTCTGGGATGTCTGGGAAGGCGACGACGAGACAATCTCGTGCGTCACGATTCTCACGACGGAGCCGAACGACTTGATGAACTCAATCCACGACCGGATGCCTGTCGTCCTCCCGCAGGACGCCGAATCCGACTGGCTCACCGCAGACCCGGCTACCCGCAAGGAACTGTGCCAGCCTTATCCGAAGGACGACCTGGGCGCCTACGAAATCTCGACGCGAGTCAACAATCCCGGCAACGACGATCCGCAAGTCATTGAACCGCTAGAACACGAGCAATCAGGCCTCGGTGAGTTTGGTTCGGGATAG
- a CDS encoding Cdc6/Cdc18 family protein — translation MIRDARVLRAGFVPREVEHRDAEVNHLSSVLEPITNGEPADTAIVTGPSGAGKTCIAQFVTERLREEVLDVEATYVNCWRNYTRFRTLYQILDDLGATIDIHRQSTPHDELVDRLQQYDGPRTVVILDEVDQLEDPSVIYDLHSLPQFAIICIANKEEELFSQVDERLVSRLRSSEHVRMDKYHDKQLYDILSARARWGLEEDIITDDQLYRIADAAAGDARLAIGILRTAAGKADRENHERITDDILLNAAEDARAQIKQKSLDSLTPHQWIVYDIVREHGPLGPSEIHDRYTEEADDPRTKRTVRTYLSKMAQYNLLKAEGTSRDREYSLVDSAAASPMQ, via the coding sequence ATGATTCGTGATGCTCGCGTGCTCCGCGCCGGGTTCGTCCCTCGGGAAGTCGAGCATCGCGACGCCGAAGTCAATCACCTCTCCAGCGTTCTCGAACCAATTACGAACGGTGAACCCGCCGACACCGCCATCGTCACCGGTCCCAGCGGGGCTGGCAAGACCTGCATCGCGCAGTTTGTCACTGAACGTCTCCGAGAAGAGGTCCTCGACGTCGAGGCGACCTATGTCAACTGCTGGCGCAACTACACCCGATTCCGCACCCTCTACCAGATTCTTGACGACCTTGGCGCGACAATCGATATCCACCGGCAGTCGACCCCGCACGACGAACTCGTCGACCGCCTCCAGCAGTACGACGGCCCTCGAACCGTCGTTATCCTCGACGAGGTCGATCAACTCGAAGATCCGAGCGTTATTTACGACCTCCACAGCCTCCCGCAGTTCGCCATCATCTGCATCGCAAACAAGGAAGAAGAGCTGTTCAGCCAAGTCGACGAGCGACTCGTGAGTCGCCTGCGCTCCAGCGAACACGTCCGGATGGACAAGTACCACGACAAGCAACTGTATGACATCCTGAGTGCTCGCGCAAGATGGGGTCTCGAAGAGGACATCATCACCGACGACCAGCTCTACCGGATCGCCGATGCGGCCGCCGGCGACGCCCGGCTCGCAATCGGCATCCTACGAACGGCGGCCGGAAAGGCGGATCGCGAGAACCACGAGCGCATCACCGACGATATCCTCCTGAACGCCGCCGAGGACGCCCGTGCCCAGATTAAGCAGAAGAGCCTTGACTCGCTCACGCCGCACCAGTGGATCGTCTACGATATCGTTCGCGAGCACGGCCCACTCGGGCCGAGCGAAATTCACGATCGCTACACGGAGGAAGCCGACGACCCCCGGACGAAACGAACAGTCCGGACATACCTCTCGAAGATGGCTCAGTACAACCTCCTCAAGGCGGAGGGAACGAGTCGGGACCGGGAATACTCGCTCGTGGATTCGGCTGCTGCGTCGCCGATGCAGTGA
- a CDS encoding PD-(D/E)XK nuclease family protein, which produces MSRLLCGPDAVTVDRTALNWAANHSDGNPESVLYIANQPHRLREIEAQWEGVGRPLELTPLTLDEFVDRCYDREEIGGAASRMDQPTRLRLVEQALLDLPSKWSLMEGDGLPPTGLIEQIEDLLSLVEFAGLLSPEAVRNRLIEEGLINLSSELEAITERFYDGRERLPDGSSMTLWAERYRRVANSNPAQCFPHTDAVIIGGFDTFSVLASRVVETITETWPTAATFPRLTGTAAPNGVDVATAPAWEFFVDDLGFEPDTVAARESRPPANRRLACAPFRPDADTLSLDETTAETVVLSSLPGEVRYTGRQVQELLSDGVNPNDIGVVVTAPSAYAHCLAGEFSSRSVPYAVARDYDLDGTSVGAALLTALELLDDTETGITDDLRSLLDNPLVEPVLPSWETIDSEQAYDAIADVEELSDVEEPYRAAIDELLAKAETVEDDGGVEAYRHFVACLGIKDTVEDRTTTGSQRVVYRSAERVLNAVERTGDGDDLERARHALGAVSVTDDSTIRDGRVEVLGAAELGMRTFDHVFVLGLTASHFPGSANRLALVNAVTDAHPDFAEADQARRAEYRIASLVAAAESVTLSRPKQQLDGTEYIDAGILAEFRRITDTEPQRRDEFGHLVGQAPTGRRDKIGAREDAQRALATAGARAGPETLGEYATAASSTELFAEAAGSSDWLSTEAAPGEGVIDGIQTASDRGLARPSEHTGWLTPETAQSLSFQLDRLSPTQVERYASCPFRFYAKEVLGLEEEDRDEGPINRGHYVHDVLERFYTELRDEVGSPVSLTGFDQEDLETRLLRVAVDELQAVDDEFDDRWLFELLAGLGDADQNEYYNRTAVDGRPAGILVRFIEEELALYVDPDGRLQNGPLTAAPVWFETKLSFDVDGTTIRGVLDRGETTSDGRTIVRDYKTGFTSSERDTLDGLSFQLPIYAKMLEENIDEVTEAVGGGYYRLKEPGTVSSTAGQIGFVGDDPKNASWRGNSYRDGYGGTPMVYQSSDKPSIETRAGFREFLDDVVPQRLSNIVSGIEAGTFHPTINDPDDAGCSNCPFRDACDVRSYRRQLFMENMESEGRGAYVPPIALGVEWAPAVEEGEN; this is translated from the coding sequence ATGTCTCGGCTTCTCTGTGGCCCAGATGCTGTTACAGTTGATCGGACAGCGCTCAACTGGGCCGCGAACCACTCGGACGGAAATCCTGAAAGCGTCCTCTACATCGCGAATCAACCTCATCGTCTCCGAGAAATCGAAGCGCAGTGGGAAGGCGTCGGCCGGCCGCTGGAACTCACTCCGCTCACCCTCGACGAATTCGTCGACCGGTGTTACGATAGGGAAGAGATCGGCGGTGCTGCCTCACGGATGGACCAGCCAACCCGTCTCCGGCTCGTCGAACAGGCTCTCTTGGACTTACCTTCCAAGTGGTCGCTTATGGAAGGGGACGGACTGCCTCCGACTGGTCTCATCGAGCAGATTGAGGACCTCCTGAGTCTCGTCGAATTCGCCGGGCTGCTCTCACCTGAAGCTGTCCGCAACCGCCTAATTGAAGAAGGGCTAATCAATCTGAGTTCCGAACTTGAGGCCATCACCGAGCGGTTCTACGATGGACGAGAACGGCTCCCCGACGGTTCATCTATGACCCTTTGGGCAGAGCGGTACCGACGGGTAGCCAACTCCAATCCTGCTCAGTGCTTTCCACACACAGACGCGGTCATCATCGGAGGTTTCGACACGTTTTCCGTTCTCGCATCGCGCGTCGTCGAAACGATCACCGAAACCTGGCCAACGGCGGCGACCTTCCCCCGATTGACCGGAACAGCCGCTCCGAACGGCGTCGACGTCGCAACGGCCCCCGCATGGGAGTTCTTCGTCGACGACCTCGGATTCGAACCGGATACGGTCGCGGCCCGTGAGTCTCGCCCACCGGCGAACCGACGGTTAGCGTGCGCACCGTTCCGTCCTGATGCCGACACACTCTCCCTGGATGAGACGACTGCCGAAACCGTCGTCCTGTCCTCACTTCCGGGTGAAGTCCGGTATACCGGTCGGCAGGTACAGGAACTCCTGAGTGACGGTGTCAACCCAAACGACATCGGCGTGGTCGTGACTGCGCCGTCAGCGTATGCCCACTGTCTCGCCGGTGAGTTCTCTTCGCGATCCGTTCCATACGCTGTCGCTCGGGACTACGATCTGGATGGAACGTCGGTTGGTGCTGCTCTCTTGACCGCGCTGGAGCTGCTCGATGACACCGAGACGGGAATCACTGATGACCTTCGCAGTCTCCTCGATAATCCGCTCGTAGAGCCGGTGCTGCCGAGTTGGGAGACCATCGATAGCGAACAGGCATACGACGCGATTGCGGACGTGGAAGAACTCAGTGACGTCGAGGAGCCGTACCGAGCGGCCATCGACGAACTTCTCGCCAAAGCAGAAACCGTCGAAGATGACGGAGGCGTCGAAGCCTACCGCCACTTCGTTGCGTGTCTCGGAATCAAGGACACCGTGGAAGATCGAACGACGACCGGGTCACAACGGGTCGTCTATCGCAGTGCTGAGCGAGTCCTCAACGCCGTCGAACGGACAGGAGACGGGGACGACCTCGAACGCGCCCGACACGCACTCGGTGCCGTCTCCGTCACCGATGATTCGACAATTCGCGATGGGCGAGTCGAAGTGCTCGGCGCGGCGGAACTCGGGATGCGGACGTTCGACCACGTGTTCGTCCTCGGGCTGACTGCGTCACACTTCCCAGGGTCTGCGAACCGACTCGCACTCGTGAACGCCGTCACCGACGCACACCCAGACTTTGCCGAAGCCGACCAAGCTCGGCGCGCTGAGTACCGTATCGCAAGCCTCGTCGCTGCCGCAGAGTCAGTCACGCTCTCGCGGCCGAAACAACAACTGGACGGGACAGAGTATATCGATGCCGGCATCCTTGCGGAATTCCGTCGAATCACCGACACTGAACCACAGCGACGAGACGAGTTCGGTCACCTCGTTGGACAGGCCCCGACCGGTCGCCGAGACAAAATTGGGGCGCGAGAAGACGCACAGCGAGCGCTCGCGACCGCCGGCGCTCGTGCTGGCCCCGAAACACTCGGCGAGTATGCGACTGCCGCGTCGTCGACCGAACTGTTCGCGGAGGCGGCCGGAAGCAGTGACTGGCTCAGTACGGAGGCAGCACCGGGGGAGGGAGTAATCGACGGGATCCAGACAGCGTCTGATCGCGGGCTTGCGCGGCCGTCAGAGCACACGGGCTGGCTCACTCCCGAGACAGCGCAGAGCCTTTCGTTCCAGCTCGACCGACTCTCGCCGACGCAGGTAGAACGATACGCCAGTTGCCCGTTCCGTTTCTACGCGAAGGAAGTCCTCGGGCTGGAGGAAGAAGACCGCGACGAGGGGCCGATCAACCGCGGACACTACGTTCACGATGTTCTGGAACGGTTCTACACGGAGCTCCGGGACGAGGTCGGGTCTCCAGTTTCGCTCACCGGGTTCGACCAAGAAGATCTGGAGACGCGACTCCTCCGCGTCGCGGTTGATGAACTACAAGCGGTCGACGACGAGTTCGACGACCGCTGGCTGTTCGAACTACTGGCTGGCCTTGGTGATGCCGACCAAAACGAGTACTACAATCGGACCGCCGTCGACGGCCGCCCCGCTGGTATCCTCGTCCGATTCATCGAAGAAGAGCTCGCGCTGTACGTCGATCCGGATGGCCGACTTCAAAACGGCCCTCTCACGGCAGCACCGGTCTGGTTCGAAACCAAACTCTCGTTCGACGTCGACGGGACTACGATTCGCGGGGTCCTCGACCGCGGCGAAACGACATCCGACGGCAGGACCATCGTCCGTGACTACAAAACGGGGTTCACCTCCTCCGAACGCGACACATTGGACGGACTCAGCTTCCAACTCCCCATCTACGCGAAGATGCTGGAGGAGAACATCGACGAGGTTACCGAGGCGGTCGGGGGCGGGTACTACCGACTCAAGGAACCCGGAACGGTGAGCAGCACCGCTGGTCAAATTGGATTTGTCGGTGATGACCCGAAGAACGCGTCTTGGCGCGGGAACTCCTACCGTGACGGATATGGTGGGACACCGATGGTCTACCAGAGTTCGGACAAGCCCAGTATCGAAACCCGGGCAGGCTTCCGCGAGTTCCTCGACGATGTCGTTCCGCAACGGCTCAGCAATATTGTCTCCGGCATCGAAGCCGGAACGTTCCACCCGACGATCAACGACCCCGACGACGCCGGATGTTCGAACTGTCCCTTCCGCGATGCCTGCGACGTCCGGTCCTATCGACGCCAACTGTTCATGGAAAATATGGAATCCGAGGGACGGGGTGCGTACGTCCCACCGATAGCTCTCGGCGTAGAATGGGCTCCTGCGGTTGAGGAGGGAGAGAACTGA